The following DNA comes from Bryobacteraceae bacterium.
GCCGTTCGCCACGCGTCCAGATGGCTTGCGAGCAGCCGGAGAGATAGGGAGTGGGCCGATACAGACTGAGGAACCGTGCCGCGAGATCGCCGCCGCCAGCCAGGTCGACCAGCCGCTCCCAGGTCGGCAGCAGCTCGGGCACATGGGCGCGTAGCGCGGAACGGCACGTGAGATAGCCCGGACGGCGTGCTTCGCCTTCCTTCAGGAACCACGCCCGGTACGCTTCCCAGGATTCCACGAACAACCCCTGCCAGAGCGGACCCGGCTGAAGCTCCCGAATACTGCGGAACGTGGCCTCCATCCCCCGATTATACGAACGTCCTTTCGCGGGGCCGTTTCGAGGGTGGCCGGCTACAGGAACTTGAACCCGGCCACCTCGGCAACCCGCTCCGCCTGTTTGTTCTCGCCGCCGCTAAGCGGCCTGGAGGCGTATTGGGCGCGCAGCGCGCCGATCCAGCGCTTGGCCCGATCGGTCAGCTCGAAATCGTCGGTCATGAGGCGGCCGGGTGTCACAAGGATCCCCAGGTCGGCCCCTTCGTAGAAATAGTCGCCCGGACCGGCGAAACGGAGGAAGAATCCGCGCGACTCCACATCCACCGTGCGCCGATGCGTCTGCACGCGAACGAACTCGGCGTGCCCGTCCGGGCGTAGCTCCCAAACGCCGCTGCGAGGGGCATGCGTGATGTACTCGACCGAGTCGGCGGGGTGCTTGATCACCATCTGCGACCAGTTGTCGATGTTCAACGGATCGGACCACCGCGCGTTCAGCTCTTCGACGTCGAGTTCGAAATCGACGCCGGAGAACTCGAGCAGGTGGAAGAGAAACAGAGGTGCGTCGGCGTGGGCGAACGCGGCGAGGTTGGTCATGGAGCTGGCGCCGGTGATGCGAGGATTCACCTCGCCGAGGTACAGTTCGCCGCTGTCGAGGTCGTGCAGGTAATCGACTTCGAAATACCCCCGGTAGCCCCGCTTCCGCAGCGCTTCGCCGTACTGAAAGGTCATCCTGCGCGCCTTGTCGCGAAGATCGTGCGAGAACGCTCCGGCGAACACTTCGTTTCCGCACCAGCCGCCGCGATAGGGTGTCAGCTCCTTGAAGCCCACCAACTCTGTCATCAGCGGACCGACGATGGTGCCGTGGCTGGTGACGCAGGCCTCGAGCGCGGAGCCGCGAGGGCGAATGCGCTTCATCACCTTCACTTCCGGTTCGGCCTCGATCTCGGCGGCGTGTTTCGCGTAGTCGTCTTTGTTCTTGATGAAGAACGTGGTGTGGCCGGAATCACCGAACGCGGTCTGCACCACCCAGTCGTCGCCGAGGCCGGCCTTCTTCGCGACCTCGACCAGGTCCTCCCACCGGCCCACCTTGCCGAGCGTGTTCGGCACGCTAGGCACTCCCGCCTCGTCGCCGATCCGCGTGGCCTCCACCTTGTTGTCCACCGCTTCACGCAGCTTGGCCGCCGGGAAGCACAACTCGAGCCCCAACTCCTTGCACAGGGCCTCGGTGGACTCGTCGAAGAAGAGGAACACGGCCCGCCCCGGACCGCGCGACTGGATGTAGCGCACGATCTCCTTGTGTTCCAGCAGGTAGTTGTTGATCTCTTCGATGCTGTTGAAGACACGGTCTGTCTTCTCCGAAGGCATAATGATGTTCGGGTGCGCGCCGTCGAAGCAATCGATGTAGTTGATGTACTTGAACCCGCGCACCCACTCATCCATCCCAAGCAGGTTGAAACAGGTGGCGCTCACGAAATAAGTGGGCGTCTGGTTGCGGTAGAAGTAGCGGCGGATGTCGGAGATCCCACGCAGAGTTTTCATGCGGATGTCATTTCCTCCTGGCTGACGGCCGCCGCCTCGCCGAGTACTTCGCGGCGGAATACGCGCAGCCCGAACTTGGGGTTGTAGCCGTGGATCTCTTTCACGTCCAGGGCCTTGAAATAGCTCAGAATCTCCGCGCTCAGAATCTGTCCCGGAACGAGAATCGGAAATCCAGGCGGATAGGGCGTGACGAACGAAGCGGAGACGATCTCCCTGCCGGAGTCCATCTCCGCTTCGAGCGGTCCTCCCATCGCGAGGAATTCGCAGTTGGCCTCGTCATAGGCCAGGAAAAACGCCTTGCGCAGGTTGCCTTCGGGAGTGCCGGACTCCGGCTCCGGTTGGAAATTCCGGTGAAACCGGCTGAAGTTCGGCAGCGGCGGCATCTCCTCGGTAAGCGCGTGGACCCGCGCGCCGTGCTGGCGCTCCGCCAGCGGGCTCCGGTCCTCGGCTTGATCCTCGATCTCCTGCGCGATCTTCAACAGCACTTCGAGCAGGTAGGCGATCGACCCGCGGGTGGTGCCGATATTCAGCATGAACAACAGCGTGTTGCGCGAGGTTTTGTTGATCTGGATATCGAACCGCTCGATGAGCATCTTCCGCAACACGTCGCCTTCGACGCCGGTGGCTCCCACGTGGACGGTGACGCGTTGCGGCTCGAGCACGAACTCGTCGCTGCGCCAGGCGCCGGCCATGGCCCGGTAACCGTCCTTCGGGTCGTAGTAGCGCGTCAGGTGGGACGACCGGTATTCCGGCGGAATCAGATCCTCGATCCGCAACAACGCGAAGTACTTGGAGAGCAGCGGGTGCTCCTCCAGGCGCTGCCGCAGAGTCATCGCGAGTTCCACGGCGGTGGCGACGAGTTCGTAGCCCTCGAGTTCCACCTGCCGGCGCCCCACGTCGAGCGACGCGAGGATCTGGTAGTTCGGCGACGTCGAGGTGTGCGTCATATACGCCTCCTCGAAGGCTTCGTCGACGTGGCGCGCGAAATCCTGGTCGCGGACGTGGATCACCGAGCCCTGGCGCAGCGATGTGAGCGTCTTGTGGGTGGATTGCGTGGCATAGACGCGAATTCGGGACGCATCCGGGTCCGGCAGCAGCGGATGCTTCGTCCACGTGGCTTCGTCTTCCGGGTCGAGCTGATCGAACTCCTGCTTCCACTCCTGGTAGCGCTGGCGGTACTCGTCGCTTCGGAACATGGTGCGAAGCCGTTGCGCGCTCTCCATCCCGGTTCGGCCGCGATAGGTGACCGTGAACCGGGCGAAGGCGAACCATGCTTCGTCCCACACGAAAATCATGTCGGGTTTGATCGCAAGCACCTCTCGCATCACCATCTCCGGGTGATACACGATCCCGTCGAACGTGCAGTTGGTGAGCAGGAGCATCCTCACGCGGTCCAGCTTGCCGGCCTTCTTCAAGTGGAACAGCGTGCGCTTGATCTCCTCGAGCGGAACGCCGCCGTACATCGAGTAGCGCTGCCTCGGGTAGGCGTCGAGGTAAATCGGCATCGAGCCCGCGAGCATGAGCGCGTAGTGGTGCGACTTGTGGCAGTCGTGCGATACCAGCACGATGTCGCCCGGCCGGCACAGCGCCTGCATCACGATCTTGTTGGCCGTCGAGGTTCCATTGGTGACGAGGTAGCTGCGCCTGGAACCGTAGGCGCGGGCCATCTTCTCCTGCGCCTCCTTCAGCGGACCGGTGGGCTGGAGCAGGCTGTCGAGCCCGCCCGTGGTGGACGAAGTCTCCGCCAGGAAGATGTTCGGGCCGTAGAAGTCGCCCATGTCGCCGATCCAGTGTGATTTGTTGATGGACTTGCCGCGCGAGATGGGCAGCGCATGGAAGACTCCGGTCGGCTTCAGACTGTATTCCTTGAGCGCCTTGAAGAAGGGTGTCTCGAAGCGGTCGTCGATGCCCTTGAGGATGCTCAGATGAAGCTCGAGGTAGTCCTCCTGGCGGTAGAACACGCGGCGGAAGATGCCGCCGGTACGACCGGCGAGGCTTTCGATGGGGTCGTCGGTGACAATGAACAGGTCGAGTTCGGGGCGGGCGGACTTGAGCACGCGGCCGAGCGCAACGCTCGGGTCGTGAGCGTCGAGGTCCTCGAGCAGATCCTGGTCTGGAAGCGACAGGTAGTCGCGGAGTTCCGGAAGCTTCACCTTGGATTCCCGCGGGAAGTTGTAGCGCAGTACGCATGCCTGCACGTTGTGATTGAACAGCGCGGCGATGATGGCGTCTTCACAGCTCGGCGCGAAGACCAGATCATAGATGAACTCGTCCTCGGACCGGCGCATGCTGAGCATTCCGGATCGGACGGTGTCTTCCTCTTCCTGGGAGAGCTTGTCGACGACCAGGACCTCGAAGTACGGGCGCCTCTCGCTCATCGAGCCTTCGGACGGCTGCTCGCGCGCCGGCTCGGCGGGCGAGTCGTCGAGTTCGCGAAAGATCTCGCGTACGCCGCGGCGGCGATAGTCGTCGCTCTCGAGCATCCGGCCGAAGTAGGCCGTCTGGTCGGCCAGGGCGCGATACCAGTTCCGCTCGGCCATCCGGCGCAGATAGCGGCAGGCGCGCTCGCCCGGGAACGCCCAGTAGGCCTCGATCTGGCCGAGCACGCCGAGCGTGTCCACCACGGCTTCGCGCAGCTCGTCGAGATCCGGCCCTGAAGTTTCGGCGCTCCTGGCCAGACGCGCCGTTGCCATTTTCAACTCGTTCCAGGCATCGGAGCGAAACTGGGCTCCGTCATAGTAGGCCCGAAATTCGCGGTCTCCGACGATTCTTCTCATTTCGCCTCCTTGTCGTTGTGCACCGGACGCAGACCGGCGCGCGTGCCCCGATGGGGTTTTTGGAGCGGCCCCAACTGTTCGAATGCGTGCGTCAGCTTGGAGTGCCGGTCGTACACCGAGAAATGCACACCCCGGTCCCGAAAGCTCTTGAGCGGCTGACCGAGGCCTCGCAGCCCGACCTCGCGGCTGCGCCGGACGCGGTCAACGTCGATCTCGATGGGGATCATCTCTTCCGAATGCCCTGCCGTGTGCAGGACGTCGCCGTACGGCCCGACGATGATCGAGCGGCCGTTGCCTCCGTCGCCGGCGCCATTGATGTCGAAGACGAAGCACTGTTGCTGTGCCGCCGTGGCGCGCGCGATCGCGAGCTCCACGTCGCGATCGATGGTGGCCGTCATCGACGGGTGGAGAATCACCTCAGCGCCCATCGCCGCCAGCGTGCGCGAAGTCTCCGGGAACCACATGTCGTAGCAGATCGATACGCCAAAGCGCCCCACGTCCGGCACGTCGAACACGAGGAAGTCTTCGCCCGCGTCCACGCCGAGCTCGTAGGGCCGGAACGGGAACATCTTTCGATACCGGCCGGCGACCTGCCCTGCCGGGTCGATCACCGTCAGCGTGTTGTAGATCTTGTCGCCCACCGCCTCGAACAAAGTGCCCGGGATTAGCCACACCTGATGCTGCGCTGCCATATCGCGGAACTCGTTCTCGGCCGGCCCCGGCAGCCGCTGGGCGCGCCGTGGCGACGGACCGAGCGCCGCCAGTTCGCTGAACACCACCATCTGCACCCACGGATAGATCTCCATCAGTAGATGGAGGCGAGACCGCATGTAGCCGATGTTGTCGTGCTCCGCGCTGAGATTGAGTTGTACGCCCGCGATCGCAAACGGTGTCAAGCAGCAGCCCCCGCGGCCACCGCCATCACCGACGATTCAATCACGTCGAGGGCATGGTTCAATTGGCCGTCTTCGATCACCAGCGGCGACAACACCCGGATGATGTTGCCGTGAGCGCCGGCCGGCAGCACCAGCACATTCCGCTCGCGGCAGCGCTCGAGAATGGCGGTGACGGCCGGTCCGGCCGGCCGGCTTGGATCGCGGTCCTGGCAGAATTCCATGGCGATCATCGCGCCGAGACCGCGCACGTCGGCAATGAGGCTGCACTTCTTCTTGAGCGTCTCGAACCTGCGGCCCACGCGCTCGCCGATCTCGGCCGCCCGCGCGTTAAGGTTGTTCGACTCCATGTAGCCAATCGCCGCCAGCGCCGCCGCGCACGCCAACGGGTTGCCGCCGTAGGTTCCGCCTATCGTGCCAGGAGCGGCGGCGTCCATCACCTCCGCCTTCCCGACCACGGCGCCGATCGGCATCCCCGCTCCCAATGACTTGGCCCACGTCGAGAGATCCGGCACGATGCCCGCGTGCTCATAAGCCGCCCACCGCCCTGTGCGGCAGAACCCGGATTGCACCTCGTCGCAGATCAGGAGCACTCCGTTCTCGTCGCAGATCTTGCGGAGCCCCTGCAAATACCCGGCTGGCGCGGGGACGAATCCGCCTTCGCCGAGCACCGGCTCCAGGATCACGGCGGCCACCTGGTTCTTCGGCACATAGCTAAGGAACGCGTCGCGCAGCCGCTGCAGTTCCCGTTCCACGAATCGGCTCATTGGCAGGCCGTCTCCGTGGTGGAAGTAACTCGGGAATGGCAGGCGGTAGATTTCAGGCGCGTAGGGGCCGCAACCCGCCTTGTAGCCGGTCTTCGATGTCAGCGACATCCCCATCATCGTGCGGCCGTGGAAGGCCCCGGTGTAACAGATCACGGCGCTGCGCCCGGTGGCCTGGCGCGCGATCTTAATCGCGTTCTCCACCGCCTCCGCGCCGCTGTTGACGAGCATCGTCTTGGCGGGGCCGCCGTGCGGCAGCAGGCTGTTCAGCTTCTCGCAAAGCGCGACGTACGGCTCATAGGTGGCCACGTGGATGCAGATGTGCAGTAGTTTCGCCGCCTGCTCCTGGATGGCGCGGACCACCTCCGCGGTGCAGTGTCCGGCATTCACTACGCCGATGCCGCCGGATAGATCGATCCACTGTTTGCCATCCGCGTCCGTGAGGGTGGCGCCGGAAGCGTCCGCGACGGAAACCTCGCCCGCGAACATTCCCACGCCGCGCGGCACAGCCGCTTTTCTTCTTGCGATCAATTGCGATGTAGTTGGCATATAGGCGTTCCTCCCGGGAACTTACAATCCCCACGACACATATTTGATTTCCAGATACTCATCCATGACGTACTTGCCGCCCTCTCGTCCGAAGCCGGAATGCTTCACGCCGCCGAACGGCGCCTGCGCCGTGGACGGGGCGCCGTCGTTGGCCCCCACGATTCCGTACTCGAGACGTTCGGCCACCCGCATCAGGCGGGAGGCGTCGCGTGTGAAGAAGTACGCCGCGAGGCCGAACTCGGAATCGTTGGCGAGTTCGATGGCCTCGTCTTCGTCGCGGAACATCTTCAACGGACTCACCGGTCCGAACGTTTCCTCCCGCGCGATCTGCATTCCGTGGTCGAATCCTTCGAGGATCGTTGGCTCATAGAAGCGATCCGCCAGACCGTCGCCCGGCCGGGCGCGCCGGCCTCCCAGCCGGATGCTCGCGCCCTTCGAGCACGCGTCCTCCACGTGCGCCTCCACCTTCGCGACGGCGCCGTCGTCGATCAGCGGCCCGATCGCCACTCCAGGCTCGGTTCCCCGCCCGACCTTCATCTGGCGCACCGCTTCCGTCAGCGCCGCCGCAAAGCGTTCGTAAACTCCCGCCTGCACGTAGAAGCGATTCGCGCACACGCACGTCTGGCCCGCGTTGCGATACTTGGTCGCCACAGCGCCGCGCACGGCCGCGTCCACGTCGGCATCGTCGAAGACCAGGAACGGCGCATGGCCGCCGAGTTCCATCGACAGTCGAATCAGATTCTGCGACGCCTTCGCCATCAGGACCCGGCCGACCTCAGTCGAACCCGTGAAGCTCAGCTTCCGCACCCGCGGATCCGCGAGCCACGTATCCCCAATCGCCCGCGAATCGCCGGTTACGATGTTCACCACGCCTTCGGGAATACCCGCTTCCAAGGCGAGCTTTCCGAGGGCGTAGGCTGAAAGTGGCGTCTGGTTCGCCGGCTTGATCACCACCGTGCAGCCGGCGGCCAGCGCCGGCCCGAGCTTGCGCGTGATCATCGCGGAGGGAAAGTTCCACGGCGTGATGATGGCCGCTACGCCCACCGGCTGCCGCAGCACCAGGATCCGTTTGTTGGTGTGCGATGCCGGCACCGTCTCGCCGTAGACCCGTTTCGCCTCTTCGGCCGCCCACTCGATAAAGGAGGCGGCATAGGCGATTTCGCCCCGCGCCTCCGCAAGCGGCTTGCCCTGTTCGGCGGTCAGGAGCAGCGCGAGATCGTCGATGCGCTGATGTATGAGCCCGGCGAGCTTTCGCAAAGCGGCCGAGCGATCCGCGGCGGTTCGTTCCCGCCATCCGGGTAGAGCGCCGGCGGCCGCATCCACGGCGGATCGAGCCTCTGGCGCGCCTCCTTTGGGAACCGACGCCAGCACGTCATCGGTGGCCGGATCGGTGACAGCAAGCGATGCCAGGGAGTTTATTGTAGGGAGAAGATCAAGAGGAAGACCAAGTGCAGCCGATGCCAATCGAAGACTCCTTTCTCAGAGATTGGAGCTTCACGGACGAGCCGGACTCACCGATAAACTGGAACCTGCGGAAGCAACAACGAATTGAGTGGCCGACGGGCGCTAGGGTGCGCCTGGTCCATGACTCTCTGTGGAGATTATTATACCATAATCTTTCGCAATATGTAGCAGGATTCTTCAATCTTCGCTTCGGGCATACACTGAAGGTTCCCGTTTCCTTGCTCCCGGAAAGGACGACCCAATGACTCTCGGCGAGATCTACGCGACACTTACCCAGGCCGCGGCGGACCAGCTTCAGAGGGTAGTCGGCTATCTTCCCAACATCGCCGCCGCGTTCGTGCTAGTGCTCGCCGGATGGTTGCTCGCGCGCCTCGTGGGCGCTCTCGTCCACCGGGCGTGCGCAGCCGCCGTGGATCGCATCGCGCGCCGGCCCGCGGTGGGCAAGGGACTGGCCTCGAATTCGCTCCAAAGCCGGATTCCGCTACTGGTGCGGGAGGTGGCGTTCTGGGGCGTGCTTCTCGTGTTTCTCGCCGCGGCAATTGAGCGGCTGGAGATTCCTGCGCTGGCCAGTCCGCTCAGCGCACTCGCCTACTACGCTCCGCGCCTGCTGTCGGCGCTGCTGATCGGAATCGGCGGCATCGTGGCGTCGAACATCGCGCGGGACTGGACGCAATCGGCCTTCCTGCCGGCCGGCGCCGCGCAGGCGCAGGCCCTTGGCCGCGCCGCTCAGATCGCCGCGCTTTCCACCACCCTGGTAATGGCGGCCGATCAGGCCGGGATTCGCAGCACGATCCTGATCCTCGCGCTGGGAATCGTGCTCACCGTGTCGTTGGGGGCGCTGGCGCTCGCCTTCGCCATCGGTTGCGCGCCGATGGTCAGCAATCTCGTGGCCTCCCACTACGTGGCGAAGCAGCTCTCCAAGGGGCAGCAGGCGCGCGTGGCGGGCCACACCGGCGTGATCGCCGCCATCACGTCCGCCTTCGTCATTCTGGAGACCCCGGAAGGCGAAATCCTGATTCCCGCCCGAAAGTTTCTCGAGGACGCCACCGTCCTCAGCACGGAGGCGTGATGGACCTCGCGCTTTCCATGCTGGCCCGCTACCTGCGGGACCATCCGGAACAGGCTGCCCGCGAGTTGGAGCGCATCGCGCCGGAGGAGTGCGCCGCGATTCTCGCCGATCATTCCCCGGACCACGCTGCTCCCGTCCTCCACGCCATGGCCGCCATCGCAGGGGCCGAAGCTCTGGAGCTGATGGAGACGCCGTCGGCAATTGCGCTGCTTTGCCGCATCCCCGCCGGGCTGGCCACCGTCCTGCTGCGCCGGATCAGTCTCCCTTCCCGCGAGAGCCTTCTATTGGCGTGCCCGGACCCCTGGGGAACGGCGATTCGCGAATGCGCCCGCGTGCCGGGTCTCTCCGTCGGCGCGATGATGGAAACACGCGCTCCGGTGTTTCCGGAAGATTGGACCGTGGCGGAGGTTCGCGACCGGCTGACAGCCCGCCCGGCGCTTTTCGCCGGCGATATCTTCGTCACGGACCGCGATCATCGCCTTCGCGGACGCATCGAACTGCGGCGCTTGTTCGAACACGGCGGTAACCGCGCCCTCAGCGGCATCCTGCAGCCGGACGTGCCGACCGTGGCGATCCACGGCGCCGTGCGCTTCCTCCACGACGATCCGCTTTGGGAGCGATGCGATGTGTTGCCGGTGGTGGACGGCGGCGGCCTGTTCGCCGGCGTTCTCTCGCACCGGGCGCTGCGTTCTCTCGCCTCGCCGGCGGCGGCCGGGCCGGCGGAACCCGGCGTGGTTCTCGTCGATATCGCCGAACTCGCGTGGACCGGATGCGTCGCCGCCATCGACGTGGCCGCCTCGATCGCTCCACTGAAGGCGGCCTCGAAGCCGCGCGGGGCCGGGTAGAACGATGCGAAAGATCCAGGCAAAGACACTCGGGCGCCTGTTGTCGGCCTACCTCGCCGGATTTCCGAATCAGGCCGCCGAGGATCTGCGCGAAGCCGATCCGGGGGAGGGCGCGGAATTGCTCCTACTGCTGCCGCCCGGCGCTACCTGGACCGTGCTGAGAGAGATCGGAGCGCGGCCTGCCCGGGAATGGCTGGCCCTGTGCGACGACGAGATGCTTCGCCGGCTCCTTCGGGAAGCTCCGCCCGGAGAGCCGCATTCGATCCTCGTGGACGCGCCGGAAGCATTCACGCTCCGCATTCTCGAACTGAGCAGTTCCTAGCCGCCAAGCGTGGGAAAACGACGCCCTCAGCTCGCGCTCCCCCCACCCCACCGGATCCATCCCTTTCGCCGGAAGTACAAAAGCAGCCCGAGCGCCGTCACCAGCATCACGGCCCACACGGCAGGGTATCCGTAGCGCATCTTCAACTCCGGCATGTTCTCGAAGTTCATTCCATAGATGCCGGCGATGAACGTGAGCGGGATGAAAACCGTCGCCATGATCGTAAGAACCCGCATCACTTCGTTGGTGCGATTGCCCACCACGGCAAGATAGGTCCCGTTGATCGCGCCCACGAGTTCGCGATAGGAGTCGATGGTCTCCGCCACGTGGAGGCAGTGGTCGTAGCATTCGCGCAGCGGGCCTTCGAGCTCAGCCGGAAAGAATGCCTTCTCGTTGCGCGCCAGCCGCTGGATGGCCTCCCGTTGCGGCCAGCTCACGCGGCGCAGGTTGATCAACTCGGTCCGGACCTCGTTCACTTCGGCCAGAATCCCTTCCTCGAAGGCGTCCATGAGCCGGTCTTCCAGCGCTTCCAGGCGATCGCCGATCTGCTCCAAAGCCGGATAGAACCGGTCCACGATGCGGTCGACGATCTCGTAGCTCAGCCGGGTGGGGCCCATGCTCCGAAGTTTCGCGTCTCCCAGAAGGATTCGGTCCCACACCGGGCGCAGAAGGTCCGAGTGCGACTCCTGGACGGTGAGCACGAAGCCCGGGCCCGCCGCGATTCCGATTTGTTCCAGCCGGGACTCCTGCCGGCGCCCGGAGGATGGAGCGCGCGCGATCAATAACACACCGCGCTCGATGGTGTCCGGATCGAGCCACTCGGACTTGGGCCGCTGGCCCGTCTCGGTGAGATCCTCGATGACGAACGCGGGCAGGCCGAGCGATAGCCCGATAGCCCGGATCGGCTCGAGGTCGCCAAGTCCTTGGATATGGATCCAACGGAAACCGCCCGTGCCCGTGCCGATCGCGGCCTCGCCGGTGACGGGAACCACTTGCTCGGTGGCGCGGGCGCTGTCGTAGCTGAGAACGGTAACGCGGGTCGGCAGGTGGTCGGGTTCGACCGCGAGCGTCCCGACTCGGAATCCAGGCGGCAGTTCGGGTTGTTTCGCTACTTGCACACGTGGATTCTAACAGTCACCGGCCCACGAAACCCAGCGGCCCGGCATGCCCATGGCCGAAGTGCGCGACGACGAGTCGCTCGCCTACCGGGCACGCTGGCGCCCGAAGCGGCGCAGCACGGCCGCCGCGAAGAGCACCACGGCCGTGCATCCGAACCCGATCCGGATCGAGGCCGCCGACGGCTGAAGGCCGATCACAGCGGCGAACGCTTGCGTCAGGCGATCCGCAACCCAAGCCGACATTGACTCGGCGAAGAAACCGGCCACGCCCACCACGCCACCCACCACCATCGCGGCGTCGGCCAGATGGAAGCCGTAAGATTCAACCAATGCGTCGGCCGCGCGCCGTTCTCCCACGCGTCGATCCCTCACCAGAACCTGGAAGCGCGAGCATAGCGCCTCCGCCACCGCATCCACCATGGTCGCCGCCCCAACCGTATCCGCCCCGCCGTCGCCAAGCGATCTCCAGACCGCGAAGATCGCGGCTTCGAGCGCAAACGAAACCGGGAGAATCTCGCCGGACTTCCGATCGCGATACAGATAACGATCAGCTTCCGGTATCAGTGCGTCGTGAACCAGCATCCGGGACGCCTGATCGAGGGAGACCGGATCGGCACGGCCGCAATACGTAGCTCGGTGATACTGCAGCCACAGCCCGGAAGCAAGCCGCGCCGGCAGCGGACTGAGGCGGCGTTCCCGCCGGCGGCGATCGCCGGGACTTCTGGACCGGAACGTCCGGGACCATCGCAGCCTCTCATCCCGTCCAGAGCGCGCTGCTTCCCAAAGCCGGACCATCGAATCGGATAGCCATTTGAACATGCACGGACGCCCTCTCTACGGCTCGCAGCGGGACTCCGCTGCCGGACCCAGGCCGGATGGGCGTCACTTACATGCCAGTAAGGCGTTACCGGAATTCCTCTCTGCTATTCTCTCCCGAAACCCCGCCCGCACCGCAACCCCTCGCAGGTCAGAAGTTGAACTTGAGCGCGAACTGCATCAGCCGCGCGTTGGTCACCGTCCGCGTGATCTGGCCGAAATTGGAGCTGGTGACGTCGAGCACCGGCGTCGCGAAGTTGGTCTTGTTCAGGGCGTTGAACACCTCCCAGCGGAACTCGAGTTCTTTCGACTCAGCGAGCCGCGCCCGCTTCATCAGGCTCGCGTCCAGAATGAACCGCTGCGGCCCGAAGATCGGCGTTTGCCCGAGCGCGCCAAGCGCGCCCGGCTCCGGAAGGTCGAACAGGCCCTGCGTGGCGGCCGCATCCGTGCACCGCCCGCCGAGAAACGCCGACGTGCAGGGGTCGATCCAGAAGACGCTGCCGCCCACCGATCGCGTACCGGTCATCGCCCGCAGATCGGCGCGCGTGGCGGCCTGCGTCAGATTCACCGTGTTGTCGTCGGAGACCGCCGTGCGGTAAAACGTCCCGATGTTCGATGTGATCGAAAGCGGGCGCCCG
Coding sequences within:
- a CDS encoding biotin carboxylase, with the protein product MKTLRGISDIRRYFYRNQTPTYFVSATCFNLLGMDEWVRGFKYINYIDCFDGAHPNIIMPSEKTDRVFNSIEEINNYLLEHKEIVRYIQSRGPGRAVFLFFDESTEALCKELGLELCFPAAKLREAVDNKVEATRIGDEAGVPSVPNTLGKVGRWEDLVEVAKKAGLGDDWVVQTAFGDSGHTTFFIKNKDDYAKHAAEIEAEPEVKVMKRIRPRGSALEACVTSHGTIVGPLMTELVGFKELTPYRGGWCGNEVFAGAFSHDLRDKARRMTFQYGEALRKRGYRGYFEVDYLHDLDSGELYLGEVNPRITGASSMTNLAAFAHADAPLFLFHLLEFSGVDFELDVEELNARWSDPLNIDNWSQMVIKHPADSVEYITHAPRSGVWELRPDGHAEFVRVQTHRRTVDVESRGFFLRFAGPGDYFYEGADLGILVTPGRLMTDDFELTDRAKRWIGALRAQYASRPLSGGENKQAERVAEVAGFKFL
- a CDS encoding aminotransferase class I/II-fold pyridoxal phosphate-dependent enzyme, producing MRRIVGDREFRAYYDGAQFRSDAWNELKMATARLARSAETSGPDLDELREAVVDTLGVLGQIEAYWAFPGERACRYLRRMAERNWYRALADQTAYFGRMLESDDYRRRGVREIFRELDDSPAEPAREQPSEGSMSERRPYFEVLVVDKLSQEEEDTVRSGMLSMRRSEDEFIYDLVFAPSCEDAIIAALFNHNVQACVLRYNFPRESKVKLPELRDYLSLPDQDLLEDLDAHDPSVALGRVLKSARPELDLFIVTDDPIESLAGRTGGIFRRVFYRQEDYLELHLSILKGIDDRFETPFFKALKEYSLKPTGVFHALPISRGKSINKSHWIGDMGDFYGPNIFLAETSSTTGGLDSLLQPTGPLKEAQEKMARAYGSRRSYLVTNGTSTANKIVMQALCRPGDIVLVSHDCHKSHHYALMLAGSMPIYLDAYPRQRYSMYGGVPLEEIKRTLFHLKKAGKLDRVRMLLLTNCTFDGIVYHPEMVMREVLAIKPDMIFVWDEAWFAFARFTVTYRGRTGMESAQRLRTMFRSDEYRQRYQEWKQEFDQLDPEDEATWTKHPLLPDPDASRIRVYATQSTHKTLTSLRQGSVIHVRDQDFARHVDEAFEEAYMTHTSTSPNYQILASLDVGRRQVELEGYELVATAVELAMTLRQRLEEHPLLSKYFALLRIEDLIPPEYRSSHLTRYYDPKDGYRAMAGAWRSDEFVLEPQRVTVHVGATGVEGDVLRKMLIERFDIQINKTSRNTLLFMLNIGTTRGSIAYLLEVLLKIAQEIEDQAEDRSPLAERQHGARVHALTEEMPPLPNFSRFHRNFQPEPESGTPEGNLRKAFFLAYDEANCEFLAMGGPLEAEMDSGREIVSASFVTPYPPGFPILVPGQILSAEILSYFKALDVKEIHGYNPKFGLRVFRREVLGEAAAVSQEEMTSA
- a CDS encoding aspartate aminotransferase family protein; the protein is MPTTSQLIARRKAAVPRGVGMFAGEVSVADASGATLTDADGKQWIDLSGGIGVVNAGHCTAEVVRAIQEQAAKLLHICIHVATYEPYVALCEKLNSLLPHGGPAKTMLVNSGAEAVENAIKIARQATGRSAVICYTGAFHGRTMMGMSLTSKTGYKAGCGPYAPEIYRLPFPSYFHHGDGLPMSRFVERELQRLRDAFLSYVPKNQVAAVILEPVLGEGGFVPAPAGYLQGLRKICDENGVLLICDEVQSGFCRTGRWAAYEHAGIVPDLSTWAKSLGAGMPIGAVVGKAEVMDAAAPGTIGGTYGGNPLACAAALAAIGYMESNNLNARAAEIGERVGRRFETLKKKCSLIADVRGLGAMIAMEFCQDRDPSRPAGPAVTAILERCRERNVLVLPAGAHGNIIRVLSPLVIEDGQLNHALDVIESSVMAVAAGAAA
- a CDS encoding NAD-dependent succinate-semialdehyde dehydrogenase, with the protein product MASAALGLPLDLLPTINSLASLAVTDPATDDVLASVPKGGAPEARSAVDAAAGALPGWRERTAADRSAALRKLAGLIHQRIDDLALLLTAEQGKPLAEARGEIAYAASFIEWAAEEAKRVYGETVPASHTNKRILVLRQPVGVAAIITPWNFPSAMITRKLGPALAAGCTVVIKPANQTPLSAYALGKLALEAGIPEGVVNIVTGDSRAIGDTWLADPRVRKLSFTGSTEVGRVLMAKASQNLIRLSMELGGHAPFLVFDDADVDAAVRGAVATKYRNAGQTCVCANRFYVQAGVYERFAAALTEAVRQMKVGRGTEPGVAIGPLIDDGAVAKVEAHVEDACSKGASIRLGGRRARPGDGLADRFYEPTILEGFDHGMQIAREETFGPVSPLKMFRDEDEAIELANDSEFGLAAYFFTRDASRLMRVAERLEYGIVGANDGAPSTAQAPFGGVKHSGFGREGGKYVMDEYLEIKYVSWGL
- a CDS encoding carbon-nitrogen hydrolase family protein gives rise to the protein MTPFAIAGVQLNLSAEHDNIGYMRSRLHLLMEIYPWVQMVVFSELAALGPSPRRAQRLPGPAENEFRDMAAQHQVWLIPGTLFEAVGDKIYNTLTVIDPAGQVAGRYRKMFPFRPYELGVDAGEDFLVFDVPDVGRFGVSICYDMWFPETSRTLAAMGAEVILHPSMTATIDRDVELAIARATAAQQQCFVFDINGAGDGGNGRSIIVGPYGDVLHTAGHSEEMIPIEIDVDRVRRSREVGLRGLGQPLKSFRDRGVHFSVYDRHSKLTHAFEQLGPLQKPHRGTRAGLRPVHNDKEAK